The Dehalococcoidales bacterium genomic interval GCAATCATATTGGCACCAGATTCTTTGGCAGTTTTTATGATTTCTTCGGCTGAACTGCCAACTTTTACTATTGTGCGCACTGCAATCCCCCGCTTGCGTATGGGAGCAGCAATTTTCTCCAGATAATCCAGCGATTCCTTTT includes:
- a CDS encoding universal stress protein, with product KESLDYLEKIAAPIRKRGIAVRTIVKVGSSAEEIIKTAKESGANMIAMSTHGFSGIKRWALGSVTDEVLKTSDIPILVIRAREKTR